The genomic stretch AAAAAGCATCTACGTATGCTTCAATAATTTCCGCTCAGGCTAAAGCCATTGATAAGGCCGTAACAGAGAAAACATTTAGAGTTATTGCTGAAATTGAAGAAGATACCGTTTTTCAATACGCTGACACTAATGTAACTCGCTCCAACATTGGCATTATCAATAAAAAGCAGGAAGGCCATAAAATAGCGATCATTGGTTTAGGAGGTACTGGGGGATATATACTGGATCTAGTAGCCAAAACACCCGTTGCGGAGATTCACTTGTATGACGGTGATAGGTTTTTCCAGCACAACGCGTTCCGCTCTCCGGGCGCAGCAACTATCCAGGAGTTAAACGAAGCGCCTTACAAGGTTGATTATTACAAGAATAAGTACATCGCGATTCATAAAAACATTGTAGCTCATCCTTATAAAGTTGGTGAATCCAACATCAACGAGATTAAAGATAAGTCCCATGTATTTATTAGCATTGATCATAACAGCTCCCGTAAACAATTAATGGCAGCTCTCCTGAAAATGCAGATCCCCTTCATTGATACAGGCATCGGCGTGGAAGTGGTTGATCAATTTTTGATTGGCTCAGTCCGAACAACCACCGCCACCCCTCAGCAATCGGATCACTTAGCTGACAGGGTACCAGTAATCGACCATGAGGATGAAGCTTACAAATCGAACATCCAGATAGCCGACCTAAATATGCTTAATGCATTTATGGCGGTGCACAAGTGGAAGAAAATGGTTGGCTTTTACCAGGATCTTATAGGAGAACATCATTCTATTTACAGTATAAATGCTTCGCACCTTGACTCTACAGTATCTACAGCATAAGTTCGTCGACTCTATTCCTGATAATGTTGGAGAGGGCATTTTGTACGTCTGTATCGAGTACGGAACCGTTGTGCACAAGTGCGTATGTGGGTGCCAGAACGAGGTGGTTACACCGTTATCGCCAAAGGACTGGAAATTGACGTTTGATGGCGAAACAATTTCGCTTTACCCGTCGATAGGCAACTGGCGATTTAAATGCAAGTCTCATTACTGGATTACCAATAACAGAATAATACATGCACCTAAGTCAGGCGACCCAGCACGCCGGCGCCGAAAAAGATGGTTTAGCTGGTAGTACAGCCTGATATAAAATATTGATCTATAAACATTTATGTAACTAAAAGGCTCGCCAACTTCTTCAAATCGTGCAAAAAATAGTTCGACTTTGGTACCGTAGGGGGTACAAGAAAAGTCGCTCTGAGAGCGACTTTTTTGTTTACAGAAAGAAGTGGGCCAAAAAGTTCCTGTCAAAGACTTGCTTTGGTCAACCTGCATCGAAATAGCCCACAGGATCGTTCCTCCAGTCTGGTGGCAGCGGTGGACTGGTTTTTACCGTTGCTATTTTTTCAACAATTCAAAAAGCGCAGTATTAATATACAGTGTTTCTTTCCAAACCTTCCTGGGTTGTAAAACACCCAGTTGTTCCAACCCTTTCAGGTATTTCGAAGCAGTTATTCTTGTTATTTGAAGCCGGTTCGTGAGGTAATCGATCTTGCAATAAGGCTGCTCGAACAAGAGCTCCAGCAGTTCTTTGTTGTATAATTTTCCTGCTTTTTGCTTTATGAATTCTCCTGTAGAAGTGAACAGTTGGTTTACCTCCTGTATCTGATGGATTGTACGACGAGCTGTTTCTTCTACCCCTTTCAGGATATATAAGACCCAGCTCTCCCAATTATCTTTTGTTCGCACTTCCTGTAAAAGACGATAATAATCACCTTTATTCTTAATAATAAAACTACTTAAATATAATATTGGGCTTTCTAAAAGACCATGCAGGATCAGATAGAGAATATTAAGGATCCTGCCAGTCCTTCCATTTCCATCATAAAATGGATGAATACTCTCAAATTGATAGTGTTGAACGGCCATCCTTATCAACGGAGAAAGGTCATCCTTTTCATTTAAATATTCTTCCAGATTTCTCATGAGACCAAGAATGGTGTCATGATCATCCGGAGGAGTATAAACAACCTCTCCTGTTGCTGCATTCCGTAATGCTGTGCCAGGAAGCTTTCGTATTCCAGCAGTATTTCCCTCTAAGGTCTGCTGAATTTCTACGACAGCATTGGCATTCAGAAAACCTTTTTGCAAAACCAGCCTAAAACCAAACAACATTGCTTCCCTGTAGCGAAGAACTTCTTTTGTTGCCGCATCCAGCTTAGCATCGTTTGCTGACAGCGCCTGGTATAATTTATCCTGAGTAGTTATAACGTTCTCAATCTCAGAACTTGCGGATGCTTCCTTAAGCACTACGGCATTCAATAAAATAGCAGAATTAGGCAATGTATGGGCCAGGCCCTTTAATTCTGCCAATGCCACAGCGGACTTGACCAACTGAAGCAAAACCTTTTTAGTTTCAATTTTTTCTCTATCAGGAGGTAAAAATGGAAGATCGTTAAAGGCAGCCCCAGCATTTAGCCCTTTTGTTTTTTTTGTCATAGATGATTTTGTTTGCCTCAGCGACGCCTCATGTAAAAATAATCAAAATAATTATACATGACAAAAAGGTCATGTATAATCTCTATACATGACCAGATATGCTCAAAAGGCGTTACTATCAGTTTAGCAACCTTTATAATGGATTGCCTCCCAGCCACAGAAGCTCTTTCGGGCAGTCAACAAAGATTATCTTGCCATTAGTATCGATAGGAAGATAATCCTACAAAAGAGAGCCGCAGGATTTACCCTACACTGTACTCAGCTTCCGTAACCTGCTCCAGCCACTCCACTACTTTTCCGTTCAGGTTCTCCTGGATAGCGATATGCGTCATGCCATTGGTAGCGGTAGCGCCATGCCAGTGCTTTTCATTAGCTTCAAACCAGACCACATCGCCGGGATAAACTGTTTCCACCGGACCAGATTCTTTTTGCACATATCCACAACCGGCAGTAATGATCAGCGTTTGTCCAAGCGGATGCGTATGCCAGGCTGTCCTGGCGCCAGGCTCAAAAGTAACCATGGCTGCAGCAGCCCGCCTGCTCGCATTTGGCTCAAACAATGGATCGATCCGTACGGCGCCGGTGAACCAGTCGTCAGGGCCCTTTACGGAAGATTTGGCGCCTATCCTGGTTATTTCCATAGTGAAGTGTTTTTAAATTGAAGGACAGTTTCAAACTGTAATATACCCTGTTTATATAGTAGCAGCATCTATGACATAACGGTACCGTGCTTCTTTGTTCAGCACTTTGGTCCAGGCCTCGTTCACCTGTTCCGCTTTGATGACCTCTATCTGTGGCAACACCTTGTTATCTGCACAATAATGTACTACCTCCTGTGTTTCCGGTATACCGCCAATGAGGGATGCATTGAAGTTGACCCGGGTATTGGCCAGACCAATATTGCTAAGCGTCAGCTCAAAGCCAACGGGCATTCCCACCTGGGTGTAAAAGCCACCCGGCTTGACCACTGACGAATAGGCCGCCACATCATATTGCGCCGGAATAGTGGCAATCATATAATCCAGCAGCCCTTTGTATGGTTTCAATTTTGACAGCTCATCCACCACAATCACTTCTTTGGCGCCGAAAGCTTTGATGTCTTTAACCTTATCGGCCGATGTAGTAAAGGCATATACCTCCGCCCCTTTGGATACGGCCAGCTTTACCGCCAGGTGACCCAGGCCGCCGATACCGGCAACACCTACTTTATCACCGATCTTAAAAGCTGCTTTCATGATGGGCGAATAGGTGGTGATCCCTGCACAAAGCAAAGGAGCCGCTTCCTCGAGACTGATATGATCAGGGATATGCACGGCAAAATGATCCCGTACTACTATTTTGGTAGAATAACCTCCCTGCGTAATGCCGGAAGGAGCGGTTTTGTCCGGATTGCCGTAGGTGAACAGGGTTTTGCCATTGTCGCAATAATGCTCTTCCCCATGCCTGCAATGTTCACATTCCATACAGCTATCCACCATACAGCCTACCCCGGCGCGATCTCCCACTTTGAACTTCGTTACATTCTTACCTACTGCCGAAACAATACCCACAATCTCATGACCAGGCACCTGCGGGTATTGCTGTGGCCCCCAGTCGCCCTTCATCTGGTGAATATCGGAATGACAGATACTGGCATATTTAATATCAATCAGGATATCGTTGTCGCCCACCGGCCGGCGCTCAAATTCCCAGAGGCTTAATTTCCCGGATGCATCTTTCGCCGCATACCCGCGCGTTTGTATGTTCTTACTCATGCTGAGGCTATTGTTTATTTGTGAAAAAAGTGCAGAAGGATTGGCAAGGATCAGTCCTGCGCCTGTCAGGGCAGACTGTTCAATGAATTTTCTTCTTTTCATTTCACAAAATTAGCCAGCCCGCCAACCGGCCTGGTAACGGAAATCAAACCAATCATTAAGAATTTCAAACCTCCTGCTCACGCAGCGATTTCGGGTTGGTACCGGTCATCTTTTTGAAGAAGTTGTTGAAATAGGTTGGGTATTCGAAACCCAGCGAATAGGCTATATCTGCAATATTCCATTCTGTATGGAGCAGCAGGGCCTTTGCTTCTGTGATGATACGTTCGGAGATATGGGTAGAAGTGGACTTTCCGGTAATTTCTTTAATTGACCGGTTCAGGTAGTTAACATGAATGGAGAGCGCTTTTGCATAATCCTGGGCTGTCCTCAACAACAAAGGACGGTCAGTGGTCTCTATCGGGAACTGCCGCTCCAGCAATTCCAGGAATACAGCAGTAATGCGCGCAGATGCATTCTTATGCTGCTCAAAGTTCTCAGAAGGCTGCAGTTTGAGAGATTCGTGAATGATGAGATTGATATAATTGCGGATAAGCTCATCCTTAAAGGCATAGTCCGTTTGCTGCTCTTCTATCATCTTTCTGAATAAGGTATTCAGGAAGTCGCGCTGCTGCTCTGTAATATGCAATACCGGCGTACCGCCCAATTTAAAAAAGGGCGACTGCTGCAGGCTTTCGGAACGCTGGGATTGCTTCAGGAACACCTCGGAAAATAGGCAGGTATAGCCAACATAGGTGCTTGAGATCGTTTCCCAGGAATAAGGGATATGCGGATTGCCGAAAAACAGGATGGTGCCATCCATTTCATAACTCCTGTCCGCATAGTGGATGATGCTTTTACCTGTTGTCAGGCATATTTTATAGAAGTCTTTCCTACTGTATATTTTAGTAGCCTGTCCGTCGCTTTCAATCTGGAACACGTTAAAACCTTTCAGCTTCAAATCATTGTTAAACCCGGAAAGAGAGCGTTCATTTTTGTTGGCTGGCATATGCCAAAGTTAAGAAAATCAAATCAACCCCGGAAAGCAGCCAGCATAACCTGCCCGCAAAGAGCTACCGCTCATCTCCTGGTTCATTGCAACCGCAAAAAAACAGCTGGCCAGCGTTCTTAATTAAAAAAGACCACTGGCCAGCGAATCTGTCGATAAAAGTATTTTAAAAAAAGGCTCTACTCAAACGAAGGTGGCTCTGCCGCCGTTCCCCAGCTGGTGTTGGGCTGATCACCCAGTTGGAAATCCAGCTTTCCTCCCTTGCTAATGGTTTCCCAGGGCAGCCAGGTGCTGTTGAAGGCAGTACCGTTGACCTGCAACGATTGGATGTATGGCTTGCCTTCGGATCCGCCGGTGATCCGGAGCGTGCCTTTGGGCAGATGGATCTTTATCTCCGGGAAGCCGGGACTGTTCAGCGAAAAACCGCCATAACCCGGGATCATAGGAAATAACCCCATATTGGCAAAGACATACCAGGCCCCCATAGCGCCGAGATCATCATTGCCGGGCAGGCCATTGTCGCGGTTACTGTATTGCTCCGCAATGATCCGTTTTACCAGGGCCTGGGTCTTGTAAGGGGCTCCCGCCCAGTTGTACGACCAGGGCGCCTGGAAATCCGGCTCGTTGCCTGCCGCAAACCATTCCTCGTAGTAAGTGGCGTTCAGCTTGCGGAATAAAGTATCCAATCGCTT from Candidatus Pseudobacter hemicellulosilyticus encodes the following:
- a CDS encoding DUF6527 family protein, yielding MLRTLTLQYLQHKFVDSIPDNVGEGILYVCIEYGTVVHKCVCGCQNEVVTPLSPKDWKLTFDGETISLYPSIGNWRFKCKSHYWITNNRIIHAPKSGDPARRRRKRWFSW
- a CDS encoding ThiF family adenylyltransferase, with protein sequence MSHKLISLNPDLKRLQDEGYEVEVRGGYLIIHHIPYANSEKQVKYGTLVCPLTLNVDKTLQPNDHIMHFIGQHPHNADGTIITAIQHASVDQTFAEGLTVNHSFSNKPANGYPDFYEKASTYASIISAQAKAIDKAVTEKTFRVIAEIEEDTVFQYADTNVTRSNIGIINKKQEGHKIAIIGLGGTGGYILDLVAKTPVAEIHLYDGDRFFQHNAFRSPGAATIQELNEAPYKVDYYKNKYIAIHKNIVAHPYKVGESNINEIKDKSHVFISIDHNSSRKQLMAALLKMQIPFIDTGIGVEVVDQFLIGSVRTTTATPQQSDHLADRVPVIDHEDEAYKSNIQIADLNMLNAFMAVHKWKKMVGFYQDLIGEHHSIYSINASHLDSTVSTA
- a CDS encoding NAD(P)-dependent alcohol dehydrogenase, with protein sequence MKRRKFIEQSALTGAGLILANPSALFSQINNSLSMSKNIQTRGYAAKDASGKLSLWEFERRPVGDNDILIDIKYASICHSDIHQMKGDWGPQQYPQVPGHEIVGIVSAVGKNVTKFKVGDRAGVGCMVDSCMECEHCRHGEEHYCDNGKTLFTYGNPDKTAPSGITQGGYSTKIVVRDHFAVHIPDHISLEEAAPLLCAGITTYSPIMKAAFKIGDKVGVAGIGGLGHLAVKLAVSKGAEVYAFTTSADKVKDIKAFGAKEVIVVDELSKLKPYKGLLDYMIATIPAQYDVAAYSSVVKPGGFYTQVGMPVGFELTLSNIGLANTRVNFNASLIGGIPETQEVVHYCADNKVLPQIEVIKAEQVNEAWTKVLNKEARYRYVIDAATI
- a CDS encoding Fic family protein, yielding MTKKTKGLNAGAAFNDLPFLPPDREKIETKKVLLQLVKSAVALAELKGLAHTLPNSAILLNAVVLKEASASSEIENVITTQDKLYQALSANDAKLDAATKEVLRYREAMLFGFRLVLQKGFLNANAVVEIQQTLEGNTAGIRKLPGTALRNAATGEVVYTPPDDHDTILGLMRNLEEYLNEKDDLSPLIRMAVQHYQFESIHPFYDGNGRTGRILNILYLILHGLLESPILYLSSFIIKNKGDYYRLLQEVRTKDNWESWVLYILKGVEETARRTIHQIQEVNQLFTSTGEFIKQKAGKLYNKELLELLFEQPYCKIDYLTNRLQITRITASKYLKGLEQLGVLQPRKVWKETLYINTALFELLKK
- a CDS encoding cupin domain-containing protein → MEITRIGAKSSVKGPDDWFTGAVRIDPLFEPNASRRAAAAMVTFEPGARTAWHTHPLGQTLIITAGCGYVQKESGPVETVYPGDVVWFEANEKHWHGATATNGMTHIAIQENLNGKVVEWLEQVTEAEYSVG
- a CDS encoding helix-turn-helix domain-containing protein, whose amino-acid sequence is MPANKNERSLSGFNNDLKLKGFNVFQIESDGQATKIYSRKDFYKICLTTGKSIIHYADRSYEMDGTILFFGNPHIPYSWETISSTYVGYTCLFSEVFLKQSQRSESLQQSPFFKLGGTPVLHITEQQRDFLNTLFRKMIEEQQTDYAFKDELIRNYINLIIHESLKLQPSENFEQHKNASARITAVFLELLERQFPIETTDRPLLLRTAQDYAKALSIHVNYLNRSIKEITGKSTSTHISERIITEAKALLLHTEWNIADIAYSLGFEYPTYFNNFFKKMTGTNPKSLREQEV